A genomic window from Rhizobium sp. EC-SD404 includes:
- a CDS encoding beta-ketoacyl-ACP reductase, with the protein MARVALVTGGSRGIGAAISKALKDAGYTVAATYAGNDEKAAAFKQETGIAVFKWDVSSYDACKEGIAKVEAEIGPIDVLVNNAGITRDSMFHKMTPDMWNDVINTNLTGLFNMTHPVWTGMRDRKFGRVINISSINGQKGQMGQANYSAAKAGDLGFTKALAQEGARAGITVNAICPGYIATEMVMAVPEKVRESIIANIPAGRLGEPEEIARCVVFLASDEAGFLNGSTISANGGQFFV; encoded by the coding sequence ATGGCACGAGTAGCATTGGTGACGGGTGGTTCGCGTGGGATTGGCGCGGCGATTTCCAAGGCGTTGAAAGATGCCGGCTATACGGTCGCAGCGACCTATGCCGGAAATGACGAGAAGGCCGCGGCGTTCAAGCAGGAAACGGGCATCGCCGTCTTCAAGTGGGACGTCTCCAGCTATGACGCCTGCAAGGAAGGCATCGCCAAGGTCGAAGCCGAAATCGGCCCGATCGACGTGCTCGTCAACAATGCGGGCATCACGCGCGATTCCATGTTCCACAAGATGACGCCCGACATGTGGAACGACGTGATCAACACCAACCTGACCGGCCTGTTCAACATGACCCACCCGGTCTGGACGGGTATGCGCGACCGCAAGTTCGGCCGCGTGATCAACATTTCGTCGATCAATGGCCAAAAGGGCCAGATGGGCCAAGCGAACTATTCCGCCGCCAAAGCCGGCGATCTCGGCTTCACCAAGGCTCTTGCACAGGAAGGCGCGCGCGCCGGCATCACGGTCAACGCCATCTGCCCGGGCTATATCGCCACCGAGATGGTCATGGCCGTGCCGGAAAAGGTGCGGGAATCGATCATCGCGAACATTCCTGCCGGCCGGCTCGGCGAGCCTGAGGAAATTGCCCGTTGCGTCGTCTTCCTTGCATCCGACGAAGCCGGCTTCCTCAACGGCTCCACGATTTCCGCCAATGGCGGTCAATTCTTCGTCTGA
- a CDS encoding glutathione S-transferase family protein gives MSRLTLFIANKTYSSWSFRPWLAMRMAGIDFDEELIPFSAGGSNPAFRAFSPTGKVPVLRDGDLVIWETLAILEYLAETYPAIWPRDASARARARAISSEMHAGFQALRNECPMNMRRPRRAIPVSAAAQADVVRITEIWTSALTQSGGPFLYGEFFAADAMFAPVVNRFDVYALTEDADVLAYMERVKALPPYLEWAEASRDEPWVVPEEEH, from the coding sequence ATGTCCCGCCTCACTTTGTTCATCGCCAACAAGACCTATTCGTCCTGGTCGTTTCGCCCATGGCTCGCGATGCGCATGGCCGGGATCGATTTCGACGAGGAACTGATCCCGTTCAGCGCTGGCGGCTCCAACCCGGCCTTTCGCGCATTCTCTCCGACAGGAAAGGTGCCGGTGCTGCGTGATGGTGACCTCGTCATCTGGGAGACCTTGGCGATCCTCGAATATCTGGCGGAAACGTACCCGGCGATTTGGCCTAGAGACGCGTCCGCCCGCGCCAGGGCACGCGCCATATCCTCGGAAATGCATGCGGGCTTCCAGGCGTTGCGCAACGAATGCCCGATGAACATGCGGCGTCCACGACGCGCCATCCCGGTGAGCGCGGCAGCGCAAGCCGATGTCGTGCGCATCACGGAGATCTGGACCTCGGCGCTTACGCAGTCCGGTGGACCGTTTCTCTACGGCGAATTTTTTGCTGCAGACGCGATGTTCGCGCCAGTGGTCAATCGCTTCGACGTCTACGCATTGACAGAAGATGCCGACGTTCTGGCCTATATGGAGCGGGTGAAGGCGCTTCCTCCATACCTGGAATGGGCGGAGGCGAGCCGGGATGAGCCCTGGGTGGTGCCTGAGGAAGAACACTAG
- the pobA gene encoding 4-hydroxybenzoate 3-monooxygenase, with product MRTQVAIIGSGPSGLLLGRLLTQAGIDSIILDRVDAAYILERVRAGVLEEGTVRMLEEAGVAERMHREGLPHSGFDLTFDGRRHRIDLEGLTGGKKVMVYGQTEVTHDLLDQRARDGATSIYDAEDVQPHDFDSEKPYVTYRKDGVEHRIDCDFIIGCDGYHGPSRKAVPENAIKLFEKVYPFGWLGILADVKPVSHELIYANHPRGFALCSMRSLSRSRYYVQCSLDDKVEEWSDERFWDELRRRLPQDVGEALTTGPSFEKSIAPLRSFVAEPMRFGRLFLVGDAAHIVPPTGAKGLNLAVSDVHYVMDGLREHYLEKSQAALDAYSARALARVWKAVRFSWWMTTMMHRFDDTGPFGQRIQEAELDYLVHSEAASASLAENYVGLPY from the coding sequence ATCCGCACGCAGGTCGCGATCATCGGCTCGGGGCCGTCAGGACTGCTGCTCGGCCGGCTTCTCACCCAGGCGGGCATCGACAGCATCATCCTCGACCGCGTCGATGCGGCCTATATCCTGGAGCGCGTGCGTGCCGGTGTTCTGGAAGAGGGCACGGTGCGGATGCTGGAAGAAGCAGGCGTTGCAGAGCGCATGCACCGCGAAGGCCTGCCACATTCGGGTTTCGACCTCACCTTCGACGGGCGGCGCCACCGCATCGATCTCGAAGGCCTGACGGGCGGCAAGAAGGTCATGGTCTACGGCCAGACTGAGGTGACGCACGATCTTCTCGACCAGCGCGCGCGCGATGGCGCAACCTCGATCTACGACGCCGAGGACGTACAGCCGCATGATTTCGATAGCGAAAAACCCTACGTCACCTATCGCAAGGATGGTGTGGAGCACCGGATCGACTGCGATTTCATCATCGGCTGCGACGGTTATCACGGGCCAAGCCGAAAGGCGGTGCCCGAAAATGCGATCAAGCTGTTCGAGAAGGTCTATCCCTTCGGCTGGCTCGGCATCCTGGCCGATGTGAAGCCGGTCAGCCATGAACTGATCTATGCAAACCATCCTCGCGGCTTTGCGCTCTGCTCCATGCGCTCGCTCAGCCGCAGCCGGTACTACGTTCAGTGCTCGCTCGACGACAAGGTGGAAGAGTGGTCCGACGAGCGCTTCTGGGACGAGCTGCGCCGCCGGTTGCCCCAGGATGTCGGGGAAGCGCTGACGACAGGCCCCTCATTCGAGAAATCGATCGCGCCGCTGCGCTCGTTCGTCGCCGAGCCGATGCGTTTCGGACGGCTGTTCCTCGTGGGCGATGCGGCGCATATCGTTCCACCGACAGGGGCCAAGGGTCTGAACCTCGCCGTGTCGGACGTGCACTACGTCATGGACGGTCTTCGCGAACACTATCTGGAGAAGTCCCAGGCCGCGCTTGACGCCTATTCGGCGCGTGCGCTTGCCCGCGTCTGGAAGGCCGTGCGGTTCTCCTGGTGGATGACGACGATGATGCACCGCTTCGACGATACGGGTCCGTTCGGCCAGCGCATCCAGGAGGCCGAACTCGACTATCTCGTGCATTCGGAGGCGGCATCAGCCTCGCTTGCGGAGAATTATGTCGGGCTGCCTTACTGA
- a CDS encoding MFS transporter, which yields MHGTTGHTSATTGFFPSHRAAISALFFANGFIVGSWAPKIPDFASRLGLSESQLGLMILVFGLGSLVMMPVGGAMVARLGSAFVTRITAIACIPALLLLTLAPTVPAAVVVIFFFGGLIGAMDVAMNANAVHVEKSMRRAIMSSCHGFWSLGGLVGAALGGVLIAAFGTTNHVIIVTVVLAAIVFLALRFVSGDAQPETAEKQPLRLPKSVLPYLIGIMALFSMTPEGAILDWGALYLRQELDATLALSGMAFGAFSAAMAVMRFAGDPIRDRLGAVLTLRICTLFAIVGMLVAGQAPNATVAVIGFAIAGIGISNMVPIAFSAAGNLPGFAQGIALSVVTFMGYSGILVAPSVIGFIAEHTGFAAVFTALPILFIVVLALSSLARHGDMQKD from the coding sequence ATGCACGGCACAACAGGACACACCAGCGCGACGACCGGCTTCTTTCCAAGCCATCGGGCCGCGATTTCCGCTCTCTTCTTCGCCAACGGGTTCATCGTCGGCAGCTGGGCACCAAAAATCCCGGACTTTGCCAGTCGTCTCGGCTTGAGCGAAAGCCAGCTTGGCTTGATGATCCTCGTCTTCGGTCTGGGCTCGCTCGTGATGATGCCGGTCGGCGGCGCCATGGTCGCCCGTCTCGGCTCCGCATTCGTCACGCGCATCACCGCAATCGCCTGCATCCCGGCGCTGCTTCTGCTGACGCTGGCACCGACCGTTCCCGCAGCCGTTGTCGTCATCTTCTTCTTCGGTGGCCTGATTGGCGCAATGGATGTTGCGATGAACGCCAACGCCGTCCACGTCGAAAAGTCCATGCGCCGCGCGATCATGTCGTCCTGCCATGGCTTCTGGAGCTTGGGCGGCCTTGTCGGCGCGGCCCTCGGGGGCGTGCTCATTGCGGCCTTCGGCACGACGAACCATGTGATCATCGTGACGGTCGTTCTCGCCGCCATCGTCTTCCTCGCGCTCCGCTTCGTCAGCGGCGACGCACAGCCGGAAACTGCGGAAAAGCAGCCTCTTCGCCTGCCGAAAAGCGTGCTGCCTTATCTGATCGGTATCATGGCGCTTTTTTCCATGACGCCTGAAGGCGCGATTCTCGACTGGGGCGCGCTCTATCTGCGCCAGGAACTGGACGCGACGCTCGCTCTGTCCGGCATGGCCTTCGGCGCATTCTCGGCCGCCATGGCAGTCATGCGGTTCGCCGGCGACCCCATCCGCGACCGTCTGGGAGCGGTTCTGACGCTGCGGATCTGCACGTTGTTCGCCATCGTCGGTATGCTGGTGGCAGGTCAGGCACCGAACGCGACTGTCGCGGTCATCGGCTTTGCTATCGCCGGCATCGGCATTTCCAACATGGTGCCGATCGCCTTTTCGGCAGCCGGCAATCTGCCGGGCTTCGCGCAGGGCATCGCGCTGTCGGTCGTCACCTTCATGGGCTATTCGGGCATCCTGGTGGCGCCGTCCGTCATCGGCTTCATCGCCGAGCACACGGGCTTTGCCGCCGTCTTCACCGCCCTGCCGATCCTGTTCATCGTCGTCCTGGCTCTGTCCTCGCTCGCCCGCCATGGAGACATGCAGAAGGATTGA
- a CDS encoding acetyl-CoA C-acetyltransferase, giving the protein MASAQSIVIASAGRTAVGSFNGSFASVPAHELGAAAIKGALERAGVDPKEVNEVILGQILTAGQGQNPARQAAMGAGIPQEATAWGLNQLCGSGLRAVAIGMQQIATGDADIIVAGGQESMSMAPHCAHLRGGVKMGDFKMVDTMIKDGLMDAFYGYHMGNTAENVARQWQLSRDDQDAFAVASQNKAEAAQKAGRFKDEIIPFTVKGRKGDTVVDQDEYIRAGATLEGMQKLKPAFDKEGTVTAGNASGINDGAAAAVLMSEAEASRRGITPMARIVSWATAGVDPQIMGTGPIPASRKALERAGWKIDDLDLVEANEAFAAQACAVNKDLGWNPEIVNVNGGAIAIGHPVGASGARILNTLLFEMARRDAKKGLATLCIGGGMGVAMCLERL; this is encoded by the coding sequence ATGGCTTCCGCACAATCGATCGTCATCGCCAGCGCCGGGCGCACGGCCGTCGGCTCTTTCAATGGTTCATTTGCTTCCGTGCCTGCCCATGAACTCGGGGCGGCCGCTATCAAGGGCGCGCTCGAACGGGCAGGCGTCGATCCGAAGGAAGTGAACGAGGTGATCCTCGGCCAGATCCTGACCGCGGGCCAGGGCCAGAACCCCGCCCGCCAGGCCGCCATGGGCGCGGGCATCCCGCAGGAAGCGACCGCCTGGGGCCTCAACCAGTTGTGCGGATCTGGTCTGCGCGCCGTTGCGATCGGCATGCAGCAGATCGCAACCGGTGATGCCGACATTATCGTTGCCGGCGGACAGGAATCCATGTCGATGGCGCCGCATTGCGCGCATCTGCGCGGCGGCGTGAAGATGGGCGACTTCAAAATGGTCGACACCATGATCAAGGACGGCCTGATGGATGCCTTCTACGGCTACCACATGGGCAATACCGCCGAGAACGTCGCCCGCCAGTGGCAGCTTTCGCGCGACGATCAGGATGCCTTTGCCGTCGCGTCGCAGAACAAGGCTGAAGCCGCGCAAAAGGCAGGCCGCTTCAAGGACGAAATCATCCCGTTCACCGTCAAGGGCCGCAAGGGCGATACCGTCGTCGATCAGGACGAGTACATCCGCGCCGGTGCGACGCTCGAAGGCATGCAGAAGCTGAAGCCCGCTTTCGACAAGGAAGGCACGGTGACTGCCGGCAACGCGTCAGGCATCAATGACGGCGCCGCCGCTGCCGTGCTGATGAGCGAAGCCGAGGCTTCCAGGCGCGGCATCACGCCGATGGCGCGTATCGTTTCCTGGGCGACAGCAGGCGTCGATCCGCAGATCATGGGCACCGGCCCGATTCCCGCTTCCCGCAAGGCACTGGAACGCGCCGGCTGGAAAATCGACGATCTCGATCTCGTCGAAGCGAACGAGGCGTTCGCGGCTCAGGCCTGCGCAGTCAACAAAGACCTCGGCTGGAATCCGGAGATCGTGAACGTCAATGGCGGTGCGATCGCCATCGGTCACCCGGTCGGCGCATCTGGCGCGCGTATCCTGAACACGCTTCTGTTCGAAATGGCACGGCGCGACGCCAAGAAGGGCCTTGCCACGCTCTGCATCGGCGGCGGCATGGGCGTCGCCATGTGCCTCGAGCGCCTTTGA
- a CDS encoding helix-turn-helix domain-containing protein, producing the protein MRIIPTYDLYGEDRSDQSSGTPEFLLHCEDIYERSRMHGWEIKPHRHRSYFQILHIRSGTAELGDGRVHHRLALPCLVMVPVGTVHGFRFSNDVEGFVLTIAASRLATLLAVDLSPALNTPTVQVEPLDDDLPAHSAVHAMLREIQAEYAARRPGYAALIESLLTASLIRTIRQRTTDTDAPEQRDKDRVRLDRLTQLVERHYREHRPVGFYARELGLSPTHLNRILKSAENRTVQRLLADRLINDAKRSLIFSVQPIKAIALGLGFTDTAYFTRFFQRETGLQPTAYRLKNQDRQPQ; encoded by the coding sequence ATGCGCATCATTCCGACCTACGATCTCTACGGCGAGGACCGATCCGACCAATCCTCCGGTACGCCGGAGTTTTTACTGCATTGCGAGGATATCTACGAGCGCTCGCGCATGCATGGCTGGGAGATCAAGCCGCATCGGCATCGCAGCTACTTTCAAATTCTGCACATTCGCTCCGGCACCGCGGAGCTTGGCGACGGGCGAGTGCATCACCGGCTCGCATTGCCGTGCCTCGTCATGGTGCCGGTCGGCACCGTGCATGGCTTCCGCTTCTCCAACGACGTCGAAGGCTTCGTGCTCACCATTGCCGCATCGCGGCTTGCGACCTTGCTCGCAGTGGATCTCTCGCCGGCGTTGAACACACCGACGGTCCAGGTCGAGCCGCTGGATGACGATCTGCCGGCGCACTCCGCCGTTCATGCCATGCTTCGAGAAATCCAGGCAGAATACGCAGCTAGGCGACCAGGCTATGCAGCACTCATCGAGAGTCTTCTCACCGCATCGCTGATCCGCACCATCCGGCAACGCACGACGGACACAGACGCCCCGGAGCAGCGCGACAAGGATCGCGTGCGGCTCGATCGGCTGACACAGCTCGTCGAGCGCCATTACCGAGAACACCGTCCGGTCGGCTTCTATGCCCGTGAGCTGGGTCTTTCACCGACCCATCTCAACCGCATTTTGAAAAGCGCCGAGAACCGCACCGTACAGCGGCTTCTGGCAGACCGGCTGATCAACGATGCCAAGCGCAGCCTCATCTTCAGCGTTCAGCCGATCAAGGCGATCGCGCTGGGGCTCGGCTTTACGGATACGGCCTATTTCACGCGCTTCTTCCAGCGCGAGACGGGACTTCAGCCGACCGCGTATCGGCTGAAGAACCAGGATCGCCAACCTCAGTAA
- a CDS encoding TRAP transporter small permease produces the protein MATLGKAVRYLALTLAIAGGLALVFITLMTIVSISGRALISLGLRPVPGDFELVEAATGFAVFSFLAWCHLNREHASVEILTMRFSPVVNRVIDVIVDALMLLVASVLTYQHWLGTLDKLAYRETSFILQYPVWWAYALGLVGAVGFVIVAVYCLIASIRALVRPDAAPPVLSQSQGPIA, from the coding sequence ATGGCGACGCTTGGGAAAGCCGTACGGTATCTGGCGCTGACGCTTGCGATCGCCGGTGGATTGGCACTGGTCTTCATAACCCTGATGACCATCGTCTCGATTTCCGGCCGGGCGCTGATTTCCTTGGGGCTTCGGCCTGTCCCGGGCGACTTCGAACTCGTCGAAGCGGCGACCGGCTTTGCCGTGTTCAGCTTTCTCGCGTGGTGTCATCTCAACCGCGAGCATGCTTCCGTCGAAATCCTGACCATGCGGTTTTCGCCGGTCGTCAATCGCGTCATTGATGTGATCGTCGATGCGCTGATGTTGCTGGTCGCCAGCGTGCTCACCTATCAGCATTGGCTCGGCACGCTCGACAAACTCGCCTATCGCGAGACGTCCTTCATTCTGCAGTATCCGGTCTGGTGGGCTTATGCGCTGGGCCTCGTCGGTGCCGTCGGCTTCGTCATCGTCGCCGTCTATTGCCTCATTGCCAGCATCAGGGCGCTTGTGCGGCCTGATGCTGCGCCTCCCGTTCTTTCGCAGTCTCAAGGTCCGATCGCGTGA
- a CDS encoding heme-binding protein yields MTDLPLSKANRIITGALAQAKEMGLKPLGVVVLDAGGHVKAFQRQDGASMLRFDMGAGKAYGALSVGMGSRWLHDQAATRAHFLTGMVGISNGKILPVPGGVLIKDKKGTILGAVGISGDTADNDETAAVAGIEAAGLIAQKD; encoded by the coding sequence ATGACCGACTTGCCTCTGTCCAAAGCCAATCGCATCATCACCGGCGCTCTGGCGCAGGCCAAGGAAATGGGGCTGAAGCCGCTCGGCGTCGTCGTGCTCGATGCCGGTGGTCACGTGAAGGCGTTTCAGCGTCAGGATGGGGCATCAATGCTGCGTTTCGACATGGGCGCCGGAAAGGCCTATGGCGCGCTCTCGGTCGGCATGGGATCGCGCTGGTTGCACGACCAGGCTGCGACGCGCGCGCACTTCCTTACCGGCATGGTCGGCATTTCAAACGGCAAGATCCTGCCGGTGCCGGGTGGCGTGCTGATCAAGGACAAGAAGGGCACCATACTCGGTGCAGTCGGCATTTCCGGCGACACCGCAGACAACGACGAGACGGCAGCCGTCGCGGGCATCGAAGCCGCCGGGCTCATTGCCCAGAAAGACTAG
- the phaR gene encoding polyhydroxyalkanoate synthesis repressor PhaR — protein sequence MAKKDGDIIIKKYANRRLYNTGTSTYVTLDDLAVMVKNGEDFIVQDAKSGDDITHSVLTQIIFEQESKTGNTLLPVSFLRQLIGFYGDQMQMVVPTYLEQTMQAFTSQQGQMREQMTKAFGDNPMARNMQIPIQMAEEQVRRNTEIFQQAMRMFSPFNAAAKEAGSEGERKKTSDSKDLNELKDQLRALQEKLDRMGE from the coding sequence ATGGCCAAAAAAGACGGTGACATCATCATCAAGAAATACGCCAACCGGCGTCTCTACAACACAGGGACGAGCACGTACGTCACGCTCGATGATCTCGCGGTGATGGTGAAGAACGGCGAGGACTTCATCGTCCAGGACGCCAAATCAGGCGACGATATTACCCATTCGGTGCTGACGCAGATCATTTTCGAACAGGAATCGAAGACGGGCAACACGCTGCTTCCCGTTTCCTTCCTGCGACAGCTGATCGGGTTCTATGGTGATCAGATGCAGATGGTCGTGCCGACCTATCTCGAGCAGACCATGCAAGCCTTCACATCCCAGCAAGGCCAGATGCGCGAGCAGATGACCAAGGCCTTCGGCGACAACCCGATGGCACGCAACATGCAAATCCCCATTCAGATGGCCGAGGAGCAGGTGCGCCGCAACACCGAGATTTTCCAGCAGGCCATGCGCATGTTCTCGCCTTTCAACGCGGCGGCGAAGGAAGCGGGCTCAGAAGGCGAACGCAAGAAGACCAGCGACAGTAAGGACCTGAACGAGCTGAAGGATCAGCTACGCGCGCTTCAGGAAAAGCTCGACCGCATGGGCGAGTGA
- a CDS encoding TRAP transporter large permease, with protein sequence MTNFEIGLWSFPVLLVLIFLRIPIGLAMLLVGIGGSFALNGSLLMIMAQLKNLTYGTFSSYSLSIIPLFLLMGQFAALGGMSQALFRAAETWLGHRKGGVAMAAIGACAGFGAICGSSLATAATMGKVALPELKRYGYAGGLSTATLAAGGTLGILIPPSVILVIYAILTEQNIAKLFAAAFLPGVLAAIGYIIVIAIYARVKPEAVGKRDRAPYSERFRALLGIWPVLIVFVAVIGGIYTGVFTPTEAAAVGAFGTGVIALLNRGLNWTTLKEAIVSTAGATGMIFFIVLGAAVFNSFLALSQLPQTMAAFVTEQGFSPWMVLTIILVLYLVMGCFMDSLSMILLTVPIFFPIVSVLDFGLTAEEFALWFGILILIVVEVGLITPPVGMNLFVINSMSKETRISATYAAVMPFVASDIIRTAILVIFPSISLVLVRLLY encoded by the coding sequence GTGACGAATTTCGAAATCGGCCTCTGGTCGTTCCCGGTCCTGCTGGTTCTGATCTTCCTCAGAATTCCGATCGGTCTGGCGATGTTGCTCGTCGGGATCGGCGGCAGCTTTGCGCTCAACGGTTCGCTTCTGATGATCATGGCGCAGCTGAAGAACCTGACCTACGGCACGTTCTCCTCCTATTCGCTGTCGATCATCCCGCTGTTCCTGCTCATGGGGCAGTTCGCGGCGCTGGGCGGCATGTCGCAGGCCCTGTTCCGGGCGGCTGAAACCTGGCTCGGCCATCGCAAGGGTGGCGTTGCCATGGCTGCGATCGGTGCCTGTGCCGGCTTCGGTGCCATCTGCGGGTCGTCGCTGGCAACGGCCGCCACAATGGGCAAGGTCGCACTGCCGGAGCTCAAACGCTACGGCTATGCCGGCGGGCTTTCGACCGCGACGCTCGCTGCCGGCGGCACGCTCGGCATCCTCATTCCGCCATCGGTCATCCTGGTCATCTATGCGATCCTCACCGAGCAGAACATCGCCAAGCTGTTTGCTGCGGCGTTCCTTCCGGGCGTGCTGGCCGCCATTGGCTACATCATCGTGATCGCCATCTATGCTCGGGTTAAGCCCGAAGCGGTGGGCAAGCGCGACCGTGCACCCTATTCAGAGCGGTTCCGCGCTCTTCTCGGCATCTGGCCCGTTCTCATCGTCTTCGTTGCGGTGATCGGCGGCATCTATACCGGCGTCTTCACGCCGACGGAGGCTGCCGCCGTGGGCGCGTTCGGGACCGGCGTGATCGCGCTTCTCAACCGTGGTCTCAACTGGACCACGCTGAAGGAGGCGATCGTGTCGACGGCCGGCGCCACGGGCATGATCTTCTTCATCGTGCTGGGTGCTGCGGTCTTCAACAGCTTTCTCGCCTTGTCGCAGCTGCCGCAGACCATGGCCGCGTTCGTGACCGAACAGGGCTTCAGTCCCTGGATGGTTCTGACGATCATCCTCGTTCTCTACCTCGTCATGGGCTGCTTCATGGATTCGCTCTCCATGATCCTGCTCACGGTGCCGATCTTCTTCCCGATCGTATCGGTGCTGGATTTCGGCCTCACGGCAGAAGAGTTCGCCCTCTGGTTCGGCATCCTCATCCTGATCGTCGTGGAGGTGGGGCTGATAACGCCACCTGTCGGGATGAACCTCTTCGTCATCAATTCGATGTCGAAGGAAACGCGGATTTCCGCCACCTATGCGGCGGTGATGCCGTTCGTCGCCTCGGATATCATCCGCACGGCGATCCTCGTCATTTTTCCGAGCATCTCGCTTGTTCTCGTCCGGCTTCTTTACTGA
- the rpmF gene encoding 50S ribosomal protein L32 translates to MAVPKRKTTPSKRGMRRSADAIKAPTYVEDKNSGELRRPHHVDLKTGMYRGRQVLTPKESA, encoded by the coding sequence ATGGCTGTACCTAAAAGAAAAACGACGCCGTCCAAGCGCGGCATGCGTCGTTCGGCAGATGCTATCAAGGCCCCGACCTACGTCGAGGACAAGAATTCCGGCGAACTGCGCCGTCCGCACCACGTCGACCTGAAGACCGGCATGTACCGCGGTCGCCAGGTTCTGACGCCGAAGGAAAGCGCATAA